In Chitinophaga sp. HK235, a single window of DNA contains:
- a CDS encoding TonB-dependent receptor, producing MRKVLFLLLAVLCAVGQAFAQNRSVTGKVTDGKDGSPLPGVTIQVKGTSKGITTNPDGSFSLQASGKDVLVVSFIGYEAKEVPVGEAEKLNIALKTDSKSLDEVVVTGYTMEKKVNSTIAASTITGAKINNVSLPDVNQMLQGNAPGISVSTNSGQPGAKTEVRVRGIGSISASNSPLYVLDGVIMSSGDFSQNTPSQDILSSLNPADIENVTILKDASATALYGSRGSNGVVVITTKTGKKGKSRINFNGKLGFQNLAKKIPMMNASELLEYQREGLKNVLNGDGTRKYSDADILKYRPDHLADYNTDWMDLAFRTGKTAAYGVNASGGNEKTTFYASGDYFKQDGILVGSSFSRYSGRLNVDHKFNDKFDLSVKMSGSYTDQLSASAGNSYSSPLGGAMTQVPWIPALDENGNPYAGHKAGQPGSVGWSGVADIPDAWRPTLQGGNFLQTVANSYNKNNNTQTIFNAALGYNIIDGLRFVVKGNAELTGIREKQWVSPDSYDGRNNGGYLYNVNSNFALYTTQQLLTYNFSVAKDHNIRLLAGNEYSYQNRVYTMAAKSGFPKGLDLQVPGVGANLFDGDGNETAYAFQGLIAKADYDYKSKYFLSGSYRRDGSSRFPKQNRYGNFYSVGAAWRITEEEFVKNLSWLNDLKLRTSYGVMGNAEGLGKYPDYPYQGLYSLKGAYLAEAAAFANQPGNPNLSWEKQNLFDIGLDFSIFKRRVYGSIGFYDKRSSALLMEMPISMTTGYQTLNTNIGKMLNQGFEVTIGGVPVATKNFTWSSDVNFATLRNRVLDLGGQPFISSGSRQRIEVGRPFGSWYMPIWYGVNPENGHAQWVGNDGKPTESYTEAQANRQFIGQALPKITGGWTNKINYKEFDLSMLITFSAGNKAYNYNRANLESDGANSRNQAKDALDHWKQKGDISDRPAVIFGGSGANQTSSRYLEDVSYARIRNLTLGYTLPKKLLGNMKMQSLRVYAQAENLFTLTSYKGWDPDINTNPLPPTSTASVATTNAGVDFYRYPTSRVFTFGISVGL from the coding sequence ATGAGGAAAGTATTATTTCTCCTCCTGGCCGTGCTATGCGCGGTTGGTCAGGCATTTGCGCAAAATCGCAGTGTTACGGGGAAAGTTACCGACGGGAAAGACGGATCACCATTGCCTGGAGTAACCATCCAGGTAAAGGGAACCTCCAAGGGAATTACCACAAATCCGGACGGTTCATTCAGCCTGCAGGCCTCCGGGAAAGATGTATTAGTAGTATCATTTATTGGCTACGAAGCCAAAGAAGTACCTGTTGGGGAAGCTGAAAAGCTCAACATCGCACTGAAAACAGACTCCAAAAGCCTGGACGAAGTAGTTGTAACAGGTTACACCATGGAGAAAAAAGTTAACTCCACCATCGCAGCATCCACCATTACCGGTGCAAAAATCAACAACGTATCCCTGCCAGATGTAAACCAGATGCTGCAGGGTAATGCGCCTGGTATCTCTGTGTCCACTAACTCCGGCCAGCCTGGTGCTAAAACAGAAGTAAGAGTGCGTGGTATCGGTTCCATCTCTGCCAGCAACAGTCCTCTGTATGTACTGGACGGTGTGATCATGTCCTCTGGTGATTTTTCTCAAAATACACCTTCTCAGGATATCCTGTCCAGCCTCAATCCTGCTGACATCGAGAATGTGACCATTCTTAAAGATGCATCTGCAACTGCCCTTTATGGTTCCCGTGGTTCCAACGGTGTGGTGGTAATTACTACCAAAACCGGTAAAAAAGGTAAGAGCAGAATCAATTTCAATGGCAAATTAGGTTTCCAGAATCTGGCGAAAAAGATTCCGATGATGAATGCCTCTGAGCTGCTGGAATATCAGCGTGAAGGTCTGAAAAATGTCCTGAATGGCGATGGTACCAGAAAATACTCTGATGCAGATATCCTGAAATATCGCCCTGATCACCTGGCAGACTATAATACAGACTGGATGGATCTGGCTTTCCGTACCGGTAAAACTGCCGCTTATGGTGTGAATGCCAGCGGTGGTAATGAAAAAACCACTTTTTATGCTTCCGGTGATTACTTCAAACAGGATGGTATCCTGGTGGGCAGTAGCTTTAGTCGTTATTCCGGCCGTTTGAACGTAGACCACAAGTTCAACGATAAATTTGACCTGAGTGTTAAAATGAGCGGTAGCTACACAGATCAGCTGAGCGCTTCTGCCGGTAATTCCTACTCTTCTCCACTGGGAGGTGCTATGACACAGGTTCCCTGGATTCCTGCGCTGGATGAAAATGGTAACCCATATGCAGGCCATAAGGCTGGACAGCCTGGTTCCGTTGGTTGGTCCGGCGTAGCTGATATTCCTGATGCATGGCGTCCTACCCTGCAGGGCGGTAACTTCCTGCAGACAGTTGCCAACAGCTACAATAAGAATAACAATACCCAGACTATTTTCAACGCAGCACTGGGATATAACATCATCGATGGTCTGCGTTTTGTAGTAAAAGGTAATGCTGAGTTAACCGGTATCCGTGAAAAACAATGGGTATCTCCTGATTCCTATGACGGTCGTAATAATGGCGGTTATCTCTATAATGTCAACTCCAACTTTGCACTGTATACCACCCAGCAATTGCTGACTTACAACTTCAGCGTTGCCAAGGATCACAATATCCGCCTGTTGGCCGGTAATGAGTATTCCTATCAGAACAGAGTATACACGATGGCAGCAAAAAGCGGTTTCCCTAAAGGACTGGATTTACAGGTTCCTGGCGTAGGCGCCAACCTGTTTGATGGTGATGGTAATGAAACAGCCTATGCATTCCAGGGGTTGATCGCCAAAGCGGACTATGACTACAAATCCAAATATTTCCTGAGCGGTAGTTACAGAAGAGACGGTTCTTCCCGTTTCCCCAAACAAAACCGTTATGGTAACTTCTACTCTGTAGGTGCTGCATGGCGTATTACTGAAGAGGAGTTTGTTAAAAACCTGAGCTGGCTGAATGATCTGAAACTGCGCACCAGCTATGGTGTAATGGGTAATGCCGAAGGTCTGGGAAAATATCCTGATTATCCATATCAGGGATTATATAGCCTGAAAGGTGCTTATCTCGCAGAAGCAGCTGCTTTTGCTAACCAACCAGGTAACCCTAACCTGAGCTGGGAAAAACAAAACCTGTTTGACATCGGCCTGGACTTCAGCATCTTCAAACGTCGTGTATACGGTAGCATTGGATTCTATGACAAACGCTCTTCCGCATTGCTAATGGAAATGCCGATCTCTATGACCACCGGTTACCAGACATTAAATACCAATATCGGTAAAATGCTGAACCAGGGCTTTGAAGTGACCATTGGAGGTGTTCCGGTTGCAACTAAAAACTTTACCTGGTCTTCTGACGTGAACTTCGCTACCCTGCGTAATAGAGTACTGGACCTGGGTGGACAGCCGTTCATCTCTTCCGGTTCCAGACAACGTATTGAAGTAGGCAGACCGTTTGGTTCCTGGTACATGCCTATCTGGTATGGTGTTAATCCGGAAAATGGTCATGCACAGTGGGTAGGCAACGATGGTAAACCTACTGAAAGCTATACCGAAGCACAAGCTAACAGGCAATTTATTGGTCAGGCACTGCCTAAAATCACTGGAGGATGGACCAACAAAATCAACTACAAGGAGTTCGATCTGTCTATGCTGATTACTTTCAGTGCAGGCAACAAAGCTTATAACTACAACCGTGCAAACCTGGAAAGCGATGGTGCAAACTCCCGTAACCAGGCAAAAGACGCGCTGGACCACTGGAAACAGAAAGGTGATATCTCTGACAGACCTGCCGTAATTTTCGGCGGTAGCGGAGCAAACCAGACTTCTTCCCGTTATCTGGAAGATGTGTCTTATGCAAGGATCAGAAACCTCACACTGGGCTATACCCTGCCTAAGAAACTGTTGGGTAATATGAAGATGCAGTCACTGCGTGTGTATGCACAGGCTGAGAACCTCTTTACCCTGACCAGCTATAAAGGATGGGATCCGGATATCAATACCAACCCGCTGCCTCCAACCAGCACTGCTTCTGTAGCAACTACCAACGCAGGTGTTGATTTTTATCGTTATCCTACTTCCCGTGTGTTCACGTTTGGTATCAGTGTAGGATTGTAA